The Candidatus Nanohalovita haloferacivicina genome has a window encoding:
- the rpl40e gene encoding 50S ribosomal protein L40e (contains a zinc-finger motif) gives MAQRFDEAEDRVFKNIYVCRKCNAKNKTQNPEKASCRKCGYPDLRKKNDQFAG, from the coding sequence ATGGCACAGAGATTTGACGAGGCCGAAGATAGAGTATTCAAGAATATCTACGTATGCAGAAAATGCAACGCCAAGAACAAGACCCAGAACCCTGAGAAGGCCAGCTGCAGAAAATGCGGCTACCCAGACCTCAGAAAGAAGAACGACCAGTTCGCAGGCTAA